The Gammaproteobacteria bacterium DNA window GAGAGCATACTGCCGCCGCCCGCCGGTACCGGCTCCAGCAGTTACATGACTGCCGTGACCCACATGGACGACGAGCTGGTCGAAATCATAGATGTCGAGAAGGTGCTATCTGAAGTCAGTCCTTCTGCCGGTGTTGTCTCTCACGAGATCCGTGACAGCGGAATACCGGAACAAATGGCTTTGCAGCACGTACTGGTGGTGGATGATTCCAGTGTGGCGCGCAATCAGATTACCAATACCCTCAGCCAGCTCGGCATCCAGTCCACGGTGGCGCGTGATGGCCGCGAGGGGCTCAATATACTCAAGGGCTGGGCCGCTGACGGAAAGCCGCTCAAAGAGCGTGTCACTATGGTCATTACCGACGTGGAGATGCCTGAGATGGATGGTTACACCTTCACAGCCGAGATCAAGAAAGACCCGCGGCTCAAGGATCTTTATGTACTCATGCATACCTCTCTGAGCGGGGTGTTTAATAATGCGATGGTGGAGAAGGTCGGAGCCGACAAGTTCGTAGCCAAGTTTAAGCCTGATGAAATGGCTCAGGCGGTGCTGGAGAGAGTGAAGGGGCAGGCTATACTGCAGGCTGCCTAACCGCCGGGCGGCTAAAAGATTGAAGCTGGACCCAGACCCTTCGCGGGGCTGGGTGCCAGCCGGGTCGCACCCAGCCGGCGAAATCGTAGTATGATGGGGCGTTCAGCTATAAGTTCTATAATGCCTCAGATTAACAAGCCTATCACC harbors:
- a CDS encoding chemotaxis protein CheV is translated as MAGVMEGVNQRTRLVGHNRLELLLFRLGGKQRFGINVFKIQEVMQCPPLTHIPKSHPVIRGVAHIRGKTIAVMDLGLGIGRPLLAIESGCFLIVTEYNRSTQGFLVSGVDRIINVNWESILPPPAGTGSSSYMTAVTHMDDELVEIIDVEKVLSEVSPSAGVVSHEIRDSGIPEQMALQHVLVVDDSSVARNQITNTLSQLGIQSTVARDGREGLNILKGWAADGKPLKERVTMVITDVEMPEMDGYTFTAEIKKDPRLKDLYVLMHTSLSGVFNNAMVEKVGADKFVAKFKPDEMAQAVLERVKGQAILQAA